TGCCTCCTTGACATCGAAACCTACCGCACTCTTGCAACACTGGCTCTACCTCTGGCCCAGTCATTATCCCCAGAGATACGGCAGATCGAAGAATCTCTGGGCGCAGTCACACAGGAAATGAGGGGCCAGGTGTGGGAGAGCGCCGATGGAATGCTGACCGAAATAACGAGGCTGGCATCGGAACTAGAGGCAAACGCGGCCCAGTCGCTTTATCGGTTCGGAGCCAGCAAAGCCTATGACTCGATCGTAAGCGAACGCATCGCCTCGCTCGGCGAGGAGCCGATTGCCGGCGAGACATTGGGTTCCTTCCTGGAACGGCGGCTTGCCCCGGCCATGCGCACGTGCAAGTCGCTCGAAGAGCGCCAGGGAAATCTGTCGCTCAAGCTTTCGAGGACGACAGATTTGCTGCGCAGTTGGGTTGACGTAGGTCTCGCACGCCAGAACACCGCACTCCTTGCGTCGATGGATCGACGAGCAAAGCTTCAGCTCCGGCTCCAGCAAACGGTTGAGAGCCTCTCGGTCGCGGCCATTTCCTACTATATCATAGGCCTACTCAGTTACGCAGCGAAGGCCTTGAGCCATGGCCTCTCCGAGACAATGTCATCCGTTGCATTGGGAGTGTCTGTACCCGTCGTAGTGGTCTTTGTCTGGATCTTTGTTCGAAGTGTGAGGCGCCGGCACGCAGACTCTTAGCGGGCCGATCGGGCCAAACTAGCCGCGACGTCCAGTTTCTCCTGCGATTGGAACCGGAAATTTCAAGCTCCCGCATGCCACAAAAAGGATCACCTTCGGTCGGCGGCGCCGCTGTCGTACGCGATGGTGGCGCGACCCTGTCCCCCACACGCAGGAGCGGCTGGTGGAGATGACCAAGGGCTGTATTTGTTGCACGTTACGCGATGACCTGCTCAATGAGGTGCGCGGCTGAACAGAACCGGTTCGCCTACCTATTGATTGAATCGAGGGGTATTCCGGAGCCCCTGCCGATTGCAGCGACCTTCGATTTCCGCGACGAGAATGGCCGGAGCCTTTCGGACTGTCGACGCTTGACACAATGGTTATGGATGGCTCGCCGTTTTGGGATGCACCGCCCAATGCCCGGGTTCAAAGATTAGTGGAGAAGCTGAAGCACCCTCTGGTTGCTGACACCGTTAAATAGGCAGCAATGCACTTCGATTATCAATGTCGAATGCTAATTAACGTCGGCACATTTAGTCGATTCGGAAGGGCCGAGGTTTTCCCTATCAGGAGATTCAACGCCATTGATGTCGTCCACAATCACAATGACGGAAAGCCTGTTTTCCGACCTGCGTGGTTGATTGAGAATTCTTCTCGACCTCGTACGAAAGGGGCGGTCTTGCATGACCGGCGTTTCAAACAATCTGTCCGCGCGCAACCACCGGCCAGATCTCCGGCTGTTGGAAGCCGTCGCTCACCACCACGAGACGGTCAACCATATTGGAGACAACGCAAGCGTGATTGGGGACGATCCGGACTTGGTCACCAACATTCAGGCCAATTAGCCCGTCGGCAACCAGCCGCCCGTGCTCTTCAGAAAGCTGATCTATTACGATATCGTCCCGACCGACCACATGTCCGTAACCAGAAAGTCCAAGCAGATCGGAGGTAAGCACCTTCGAGCCGGCGTCGATAATTGCTCGATTGCTTGATGGAACCGACACAACTGTAGCCAGCACCGTCAGCGCGCAGTCTTCCCAACCGCAGGCACCGCGTGAAACGAGCGATCGATCGTTATAGACGTAGGTGCCCGGTCGGTATTCCGTTGTTACGGGCGCTTCGGCTGCGTCCATCATTGAAGGGGTTCCTCCGGAGGTAATCACCGGGACTGCGAGGCCACTTGCCTCAATGCGAGCTTTCGCTTGCATCATGAAGCTTTCAACTGCCTCAGCGCCGTTCACCGGGGGGTATGTCATCAACCCACCAAACACGAGGCCGGGTGCGGCGGCGATCTTATGCGCGAGCAACAACGCCTCCTCCGGGCTTGCGACGCCGCAACGGTCTGCGCCTGTATTGCATTCGACAAGGACCCTGAGCGGCGTTGGCTCACTTGCAAAAGCGGACGAGAGTCCATCAATGACAGTCTCGTTGTCGGCAACAACACTCAACGCGACCTTGCGGGCCAGGATTTTCAAATGCTTCAGTTTTTCCGCACCCAGAATGTTGTAGGTGATCAGAACATCCCTAATCTCCGGGCTGCCCGCAATCATAGCTTCCGCTTCAGATAGCTTCTGGCAGGTGATGCCGATCGCACCTGCCCGCAACTGCATCTCTGCAATGGCGGGAAGCTTATGCGTTTTGATATGTGGCCTCACCTTCAAACCATGTGCATCCGCATAGTTCTGAAATCGACGGATATTGCGATCAGCAATATCCAAATCGACCAGAACGACGGGTGTATTCAGCCCATGAAATGACATCGTTGCCATGCTCAAAAGTGCTCCACTGAGTGCTGATCGAACTCGTCTGAATCTGAACCGCGCTTCTCACCATACATCATCCCTTGACAATCTATGCATCTTGGCGCTCACTACGTCAATCCGATAAAGCGGACTCATGTCCGATATATTGGACATCAAAAGAACGAACTGTTCATCAGGGGAACATCATGACCATCTCACTGCGCACCAGCGCGCTCTCGCTGGCCACCGCTTTCGTCCTTTCCGCAATGCCGGCCGCTGCTCAAGAGGCAAAGAGCAGGCTCGATGAAGTGTTGTCCCGTGGCCATCTGGTCATGGGTACCGGCAGCACCAACGCGCCTTGGCACTTCAAGAGTGCCGACGACAAGCTCCAGGGCTTTGACATCGATATGGGCCGCATCGTGGCCAAGGCGCTCTTCGGCGATCCCGACAAGATCGAGTTCGTCAACCAGTCGTCCGACGCCCGCATTCCGAACATCACGACCGATAAGGTGGATCTCACCTGCCAATTCATGACCGTCACGGGCGAACGCGCGCAACAGGTTGCTTTCACGATTCCCTACTACCGCGAGGGCGTGGGCCTGATGCTGAAGTCTGATGGCAAGTATGCAGATTATGCTGCACTTAAGGCTGCGGGCTCTTCCGTGACTGTCTCAGTGCTGCAGAACGTCTATGCGGAATCGATGGTTCATGCCGCTCTCCCGGAAGCGACAGTGGACCAGTATGAATCGGTGGACCTCATCTATCAGGCGCTGGAATCCGGCCGCGCCGATACGGTTGCGACGGACCAGTCCTCGCTTGCCTGGTACATGACGCAGAACAGTGGCCGCTACAAGGACGCGGGCTATGGCTGG
This Rhizobium sullae DNA region includes the following protein-coding sequences:
- a CDS encoding DUF3422 domain-containing protein; translation: MGSPARLSFPIAENRSQALGEIHARPFVAVTCPRVILQLAFLMESGHASHQEAIEDLARSQGAAVPDRASRHCAVQWGQGTLRWERHTEFSTWFWDGPAATEFGGAIPRHPFGGNFRAPGSLISGIRLEIWPEGAAAENALALFDIASLCRSRVRGGMAEVATDFRQDGDGLTRMLLIDRGLTDLGRGATVQCLLDIETYRTLATLALPLAQSLSPEIRQIEESLGAVTQEMRGQVWESADGMLTEITRLASELEANAAQSLYRFGASKAYDSIVSERIASLGEEPIAGETLGSFLERRLAPAMRTCKSLEERQGNLSLKLSRTTDLLRSWVDVGLARQNTALLASMDRRAKLQLRLQQTVESLSVAAISYYIIGLLSYAAKALSHGLSETMSSVALGVSVPVVVVFVWIFVRSVRRRHADS
- a CDS encoding D-TA family PLP-dependent enzyme, translated to MSFHGLNTPVVLVDLDIADRNIRRFQNYADAHGLKVRPHIKTHKLPAIAEMQLRAGAIGITCQKLSEAEAMIAGSPEIRDVLITYNILGAEKLKHLKILARKVALSVVADNETVIDGLSSAFASEPTPLRVLVECNTGADRCGVASPEEALLLAHKIAAAPGLVFGGLMTYPPVNGAEAVESFMMQAKARIEASGLAVPVITSGGTPSMMDAAEAPVTTEYRPGTYVYNDRSLVSRGACGWEDCALTVLATVVSVPSSNRAIIDAGSKVLTSDLLGLSGYGHVVGRDDIVIDQLSEEHGRLVADGLIGLNVGDQVRIVPNHACVVSNMVDRLVVVSDGFQQPEIWPVVARGQIV
- a CDS encoding transporter substrate-binding domain-containing protein, which encodes MTISLRTSALSLATAFVLSAMPAAAQEAKSRLDEVLSRGHLVMGTGSTNAPWHFKSADDKLQGFDIDMGRIVAKALFGDPDKIEFVNQSSDARIPNITTDKVDLTCQFMTVTGERAQQVAFTIPYYREGVGLMLKSDGKYADYAALKAAGSSVTVSVLQNVYAESMVHAALPEATVDQYESVDLIYQALESGRADTVATDQSSLAWYMTQNSGRYKDAGYGWNPQSYACGVKRGDQDWLNFVNTALHEAMTGVEFDFYAKSYKTWFGKDLTPPQIGFPVEYK